The Phoenix dactylifera cultivar Barhee BC4 chromosome 9, palm_55x_up_171113_PBpolish2nd_filt_p, whole genome shotgun sequence genome window below encodes:
- the LOC103706913 gene encoding uncharacterized protein LOC103706913 isoform X3 — MDPQSMAEVQPASQVSYEFQGNQQNPPTMEASGVDSGSASIASSDNRKVSCEDIELVRWPIISFTFPFSHYFTCLPCYSISLLQVQNLIERCLQLYMNREEVVRTLSDRARIEPGFTTLVWKKLEEENSEFFRAYYIRLKLKKQIILFNYLLEHQYHLMKYPVSPKVPLVPVQNGIHPMQVNNLPMGYPVLWQPPMPTIGQPHVDPMGCGLSSCHVVNGVPASGSFHPIHMNSGKGIATDSGAPEAAPAVPCRATLSVSETAAGPASVALRNHFPFTPSELSGMSMDASTLDTNFTSDVANTGMLQLGPDGEVGSSRDSLRSVGQLWNFNLTDLTADFTNLRDLGALGSYTGSPFLPSDSDILLDSPEQEDIVEEYFADAITEPCSQSDEENHTELN, encoded by the exons ATG GATCCTCAAAGCATGGCAGAAGTACAGCCAGCATCACAAGTTTCATATGAATTCCAAGGTAACCAGCAAAACCCTCCAACTATGGAGGCTTCTGGAGTGGACTCAGGTTCAGCATCCATTGCAAGCAGTGATAACAGAAAAGTTTCTTGTGAAGATATTGAACTTGTGAGATGGCCCATTATAAGTTTCACTTTTCCGTTCTCTCATTATTTTACATGCTTGCCTTGTTACTCTATCTCTTTATTGCAGGTTCAGAATTTGATAGAGCGTTGTTTGCAATTGTATATGAACAGAGAGGAAGTGGTTAGGACCCTTTCCGATCGTGCTAGAATAGAACCTGGTTTTACAACACTAG TATGGAAGAAACTGGAAGAAGAAAACTCTGAGTTTTTCAGAGCTTATTATATAAGGCTTAAACTGAAAAAACAGATCATCTTGTTCAATTATTTATTGGAGCACCAGTACCATCTGATGAAGTACCCTGTGTCACCTAAGGTTCCACTGGTTCCAGTACAAAATGGGATTCACCCTATGCAGG TTAACAATTTACCTATGGGGTACCCAGTTCTTTGGCAACCTCCAATGCCAACTATTGGCCAGCCTCATGTTGATCCTATGGGTTGTGGACTGTCCAGCTGTCATGTAGTTAATGGAGTTCCAGCTTCAGGCAGTTTTCATCCAATTCATATGAATTCCGGCAAAGG CATTGCGACGGACAGTGGTGCACCTGAAGCAGCTCCTGCTGTTCCATGTCGTGCTACGTTGTCGGTCTCAGAGACTGCAGCGGGTCCTGCATCAGTGGCATTGAGAAATCATTTTCCTTTCACTCCATCTGAGTTATCAGGAATGAGCATGGATGCATCTACACTCGATACCAATTTCACATCTGACGTAGCAAACACAGGAATGTTGCAGCTAGGACCAGATGGTGAGGTTGGATCCTCCAGGGACTCCCTCAGATCAGTAGGACAACTTTGGAATTTCAATCTTACAGATCTAACTGCAGATTTCACAAATCTGAGAG ATCTTGGGGCTCTGGGAAGCTACACTGGCTCACCGTTCCTGCCATCAGACTCTGACATCCTGCTTGACTCTCCAGAACAAGAAGATATAG tTGAGGAATACTTTGCCGATGCCATCACTGAGCCCTGCTCTCAGTCAGATGAAGAGAATCATACGGAACTGAATTGA
- the LOC103706913 gene encoding uncharacterized protein LOC103706913 isoform X5 gives MDPQSMAEVQPASQVSYEFQGNQQNPPTMEASGVDSGSASIASSDNRKVSCEDIELVQNLIERCLQLYMNREEVVRTLSDRARIEPGFTTLVWKKLEEENSEFFRAYYIRLKLKKQIILFNYLLEHQYHLMKYPVSPKVPLVPVQNGIHPMQVNNLPMGYPVLWQPPMPTIGQPHVDPMGCGLSSCHVVNGVPASGSFHPIHMNSGKGIATDSGAPEAAPAVPCRATLSVSETAAGPASVALRNHFPFTPSELSGMSMDASTLDTNFTSDVANTGMLQLGPDGEVGSSRDSLRSVGQLWNFNLTDLTADFTNLRDLGALGSYTGSPFLPSDSDILLDSPEQEDIVEEYFADAITEPCSQSDEENHTELN, from the exons ATG GATCCTCAAAGCATGGCAGAAGTACAGCCAGCATCACAAGTTTCATATGAATTCCAAGGTAACCAGCAAAACCCTCCAACTATGGAGGCTTCTGGAGTGGACTCAGGTTCAGCATCCATTGCAAGCAGTGATAACAGAAAAGTTTCTTGTGAAGATATTGAACTT GTTCAGAATTTGATAGAGCGTTGTTTGCAATTGTATATGAACAGAGAGGAAGTGGTTAGGACCCTTTCCGATCGTGCTAGAATAGAACCTGGTTTTACAACACTAG TATGGAAGAAACTGGAAGAAGAAAACTCTGAGTTTTTCAGAGCTTATTATATAAGGCTTAAACTGAAAAAACAGATCATCTTGTTCAATTATTTATTGGAGCACCAGTACCATCTGATGAAGTACCCTGTGTCACCTAAGGTTCCACTGGTTCCAGTACAAAATGGGATTCACCCTATGCAGG TTAACAATTTACCTATGGGGTACCCAGTTCTTTGGCAACCTCCAATGCCAACTATTGGCCAGCCTCATGTTGATCCTATGGGTTGTGGACTGTCCAGCTGTCATGTAGTTAATGGAGTTCCAGCTTCAGGCAGTTTTCATCCAATTCATATGAATTCCGGCAAAGG CATTGCGACGGACAGTGGTGCACCTGAAGCAGCTCCTGCTGTTCCATGTCGTGCTACGTTGTCGGTCTCAGAGACTGCAGCGGGTCCTGCATCAGTGGCATTGAGAAATCATTTTCCTTTCACTCCATCTGAGTTATCAGGAATGAGCATGGATGCATCTACACTCGATACCAATTTCACATCTGACGTAGCAAACACAGGAATGTTGCAGCTAGGACCAGATGGTGAGGTTGGATCCTCCAGGGACTCCCTCAGATCAGTAGGACAACTTTGGAATTTCAATCTTACAGATCTAACTGCAGATTTCACAAATCTGAGAG ATCTTGGGGCTCTGGGAAGCTACACTGGCTCACCGTTCCTGCCATCAGACTCTGACATCCTGCTTGACTCTCCAGAACAAGAAGATATAG tTGAGGAATACTTTGCCGATGCCATCACTGAGCCCTGCTCTCAGTCAGATGAAGAGAATCATACGGAACTGAATTGA
- the LOC103706913 gene encoding uncharacterized protein LOC103706913 isoform X2: protein MHGTGDPQSMAEVQPASQVSYEFQGNQQNPPTMEASGVDSGSASIASSDNRKVSCEDIELVRWPIISFTFPFSHYFTCLPCYSISLLQVQNLIERCLQLYMNREEVVRTLSDRARIEPGFTTLVWKKLEEENSEFFRAYYIRLKLKKQIILFNYLLEHQYHLMKYPVSPKVPLVPVQNGIHPMQVNNLPMGYPVLWQPPMPTIGQPHVDPMGCGLSSCHVVNGVPASGSFHPIHMNSGKGIATDSGAPEAAPAVPCRATLSVSETAAGPASVALRNHFPFTPSELSGMSMDASTLDTNFTSDVANTGMLQLGPDGEVGSSRDSLRSVGQLWNFNLTDLTADFTNLRDLGALGSYTGSPFLPSDSDILLDSPEQEDIVEEYFADAITEPCSQSDEENHTELN, encoded by the exons ATGCATGGAACTGGG GATCCTCAAAGCATGGCAGAAGTACAGCCAGCATCACAAGTTTCATATGAATTCCAAGGTAACCAGCAAAACCCTCCAACTATGGAGGCTTCTGGAGTGGACTCAGGTTCAGCATCCATTGCAAGCAGTGATAACAGAAAAGTTTCTTGTGAAGATATTGAACTTGTGAGATGGCCCATTATAAGTTTCACTTTTCCGTTCTCTCATTATTTTACATGCTTGCCTTGTTACTCTATCTCTTTATTGCAGGTTCAGAATTTGATAGAGCGTTGTTTGCAATTGTATATGAACAGAGAGGAAGTGGTTAGGACCCTTTCCGATCGTGCTAGAATAGAACCTGGTTTTACAACACTAG TATGGAAGAAACTGGAAGAAGAAAACTCTGAGTTTTTCAGAGCTTATTATATAAGGCTTAAACTGAAAAAACAGATCATCTTGTTCAATTATTTATTGGAGCACCAGTACCATCTGATGAAGTACCCTGTGTCACCTAAGGTTCCACTGGTTCCAGTACAAAATGGGATTCACCCTATGCAGG TTAACAATTTACCTATGGGGTACCCAGTTCTTTGGCAACCTCCAATGCCAACTATTGGCCAGCCTCATGTTGATCCTATGGGTTGTGGACTGTCCAGCTGTCATGTAGTTAATGGAGTTCCAGCTTCAGGCAGTTTTCATCCAATTCATATGAATTCCGGCAAAGG CATTGCGACGGACAGTGGTGCACCTGAAGCAGCTCCTGCTGTTCCATGTCGTGCTACGTTGTCGGTCTCAGAGACTGCAGCGGGTCCTGCATCAGTGGCATTGAGAAATCATTTTCCTTTCACTCCATCTGAGTTATCAGGAATGAGCATGGATGCATCTACACTCGATACCAATTTCACATCTGACGTAGCAAACACAGGAATGTTGCAGCTAGGACCAGATGGTGAGGTTGGATCCTCCAGGGACTCCCTCAGATCAGTAGGACAACTTTGGAATTTCAATCTTACAGATCTAACTGCAGATTTCACAAATCTGAGAG ATCTTGGGGCTCTGGGAAGCTACACTGGCTCACCGTTCCTGCCATCAGACTCTGACATCCTGCTTGACTCTCCAGAACAAGAAGATATAG tTGAGGAATACTTTGCCGATGCCATCACTGAGCCCTGCTCTCAGTCAGATGAAGAGAATCATACGGAACTGAATTGA
- the LOC103706913 gene encoding uncharacterized protein LOC103706913 isoform X1 has protein sequence MNSLHICKQYFMDPQSMAEVQPASQVSYEFQGNQQNPPTMEASGVDSGSASIASSDNRKVSCEDIELVRWPIISFTFPFSHYFTCLPCYSISLLQVQNLIERCLQLYMNREEVVRTLSDRARIEPGFTTLVWKKLEEENSEFFRAYYIRLKLKKQIILFNYLLEHQYHLMKYPVSPKVPLVPVQNGIHPMQVNNLPMGYPVLWQPPMPTIGQPHVDPMGCGLSSCHVVNGVPASGSFHPIHMNSGKGIATDSGAPEAAPAVPCRATLSVSETAAGPASVALRNHFPFTPSELSGMSMDASTLDTNFTSDVANTGMLQLGPDGEVGSSRDSLRSVGQLWNFNLTDLTADFTNLRDLGALGSYTGSPFLPSDSDILLDSPEQEDIVEEYFADAITEPCSQSDEENHTELN, from the exons ATGAATTCGCTTCACATATGCAAACAGTACTTTATG GATCCTCAAAGCATGGCAGAAGTACAGCCAGCATCACAAGTTTCATATGAATTCCAAGGTAACCAGCAAAACCCTCCAACTATGGAGGCTTCTGGAGTGGACTCAGGTTCAGCATCCATTGCAAGCAGTGATAACAGAAAAGTTTCTTGTGAAGATATTGAACTTGTGAGATGGCCCATTATAAGTTTCACTTTTCCGTTCTCTCATTATTTTACATGCTTGCCTTGTTACTCTATCTCTTTATTGCAGGTTCAGAATTTGATAGAGCGTTGTTTGCAATTGTATATGAACAGAGAGGAAGTGGTTAGGACCCTTTCCGATCGTGCTAGAATAGAACCTGGTTTTACAACACTAG TATGGAAGAAACTGGAAGAAGAAAACTCTGAGTTTTTCAGAGCTTATTATATAAGGCTTAAACTGAAAAAACAGATCATCTTGTTCAATTATTTATTGGAGCACCAGTACCATCTGATGAAGTACCCTGTGTCACCTAAGGTTCCACTGGTTCCAGTACAAAATGGGATTCACCCTATGCAGG TTAACAATTTACCTATGGGGTACCCAGTTCTTTGGCAACCTCCAATGCCAACTATTGGCCAGCCTCATGTTGATCCTATGGGTTGTGGACTGTCCAGCTGTCATGTAGTTAATGGAGTTCCAGCTTCAGGCAGTTTTCATCCAATTCATATGAATTCCGGCAAAGG CATTGCGACGGACAGTGGTGCACCTGAAGCAGCTCCTGCTGTTCCATGTCGTGCTACGTTGTCGGTCTCAGAGACTGCAGCGGGTCCTGCATCAGTGGCATTGAGAAATCATTTTCCTTTCACTCCATCTGAGTTATCAGGAATGAGCATGGATGCATCTACACTCGATACCAATTTCACATCTGACGTAGCAAACACAGGAATGTTGCAGCTAGGACCAGATGGTGAGGTTGGATCCTCCAGGGACTCCCTCAGATCAGTAGGACAACTTTGGAATTTCAATCTTACAGATCTAACTGCAGATTTCACAAATCTGAGAG ATCTTGGGGCTCTGGGAAGCTACACTGGCTCACCGTTCCTGCCATCAGACTCTGACATCCTGCTTGACTCTCCAGAACAAGAAGATATAG tTGAGGAATACTTTGCCGATGCCATCACTGAGCCCTGCTCTCAGTCAGATGAAGAGAATCATACGGAACTGAATTGA
- the LOC103706913 gene encoding uncharacterized protein LOC103706913 isoform X4: MNSLHICKQYFMDPQSMAEVQPASQVSYEFQGNQQNPPTMEASGVDSGSASIASSDNRKVSCEDIELVQNLIERCLQLYMNREEVVRTLSDRARIEPGFTTLVWKKLEEENSEFFRAYYIRLKLKKQIILFNYLLEHQYHLMKYPVSPKVPLVPVQNGIHPMQVNNLPMGYPVLWQPPMPTIGQPHVDPMGCGLSSCHVVNGVPASGSFHPIHMNSGKGIATDSGAPEAAPAVPCRATLSVSETAAGPASVALRNHFPFTPSELSGMSMDASTLDTNFTSDVANTGMLQLGPDGEVGSSRDSLRSVGQLWNFNLTDLTADFTNLRDLGALGSYTGSPFLPSDSDILLDSPEQEDIVEEYFADAITEPCSQSDEENHTELN; encoded by the exons ATGAATTCGCTTCACATATGCAAACAGTACTTTATG GATCCTCAAAGCATGGCAGAAGTACAGCCAGCATCACAAGTTTCATATGAATTCCAAGGTAACCAGCAAAACCCTCCAACTATGGAGGCTTCTGGAGTGGACTCAGGTTCAGCATCCATTGCAAGCAGTGATAACAGAAAAGTTTCTTGTGAAGATATTGAACTT GTTCAGAATTTGATAGAGCGTTGTTTGCAATTGTATATGAACAGAGAGGAAGTGGTTAGGACCCTTTCCGATCGTGCTAGAATAGAACCTGGTTTTACAACACTAG TATGGAAGAAACTGGAAGAAGAAAACTCTGAGTTTTTCAGAGCTTATTATATAAGGCTTAAACTGAAAAAACAGATCATCTTGTTCAATTATTTATTGGAGCACCAGTACCATCTGATGAAGTACCCTGTGTCACCTAAGGTTCCACTGGTTCCAGTACAAAATGGGATTCACCCTATGCAGG TTAACAATTTACCTATGGGGTACCCAGTTCTTTGGCAACCTCCAATGCCAACTATTGGCCAGCCTCATGTTGATCCTATGGGTTGTGGACTGTCCAGCTGTCATGTAGTTAATGGAGTTCCAGCTTCAGGCAGTTTTCATCCAATTCATATGAATTCCGGCAAAGG CATTGCGACGGACAGTGGTGCACCTGAAGCAGCTCCTGCTGTTCCATGTCGTGCTACGTTGTCGGTCTCAGAGACTGCAGCGGGTCCTGCATCAGTGGCATTGAGAAATCATTTTCCTTTCACTCCATCTGAGTTATCAGGAATGAGCATGGATGCATCTACACTCGATACCAATTTCACATCTGACGTAGCAAACACAGGAATGTTGCAGCTAGGACCAGATGGTGAGGTTGGATCCTCCAGGGACTCCCTCAGATCAGTAGGACAACTTTGGAATTTCAATCTTACAGATCTAACTGCAGATTTCACAAATCTGAGAG ATCTTGGGGCTCTGGGAAGCTACACTGGCTCACCGTTCCTGCCATCAGACTCTGACATCCTGCTTGACTCTCCAGAACAAGAAGATATAG tTGAGGAATACTTTGCCGATGCCATCACTGAGCCCTGCTCTCAGTCAGATGAAGAGAATCATACGGAACTGAATTGA